In the Eremothecium cymbalariae DBVPG#7215 chromosome 7, complete sequence genome, one interval contains:
- the SPC2 gene encoding signal peptidase complex subunit SPC2 (similar to Ashbya gossypii AER112C): MSQPINVYSIPDLTVATDEALPGVFARLGYTQNYRLIDTKLIIGYLISFIAAISFLLDRKVKWHDALFYQKVLVASYLMLSVAFWFVVEYMENGIKYQGIKDGCQLTVKTKYEKFNPICKVVLIEESGTKLEVELPATKVFSESGALQFNLLLKWFEDQIRVLGDKKRK, translated from the coding sequence ATGAGTCAGCCTATTAATGTTTATTCGATTCCAGATCTCACAGTTGCAACAGATGAAGCATTGCCAGGTGTTTTTGCAAGACTGGGGTATACTCAAAACTATAGGCTAATTGACACGAAGCTAATTATAGGGTACCTGATCTCGTTCATTGCTGCGATTAGTTTTTTGTTGGATAGAAAAGTTAAATGGCATGATGCTCTCTTTTACCAAAAGGTACTTGTTGCAAGTTACTTGATGTTATCTGTTGCATTTTGGTTTGTTGTGGAATATATGGAAAATGGAATCAAATATCAAGGCATAAAGGATGGGTGTCAATTGACGGTGAAGACTAAATACGAGAAATTCAACCCCATTTGTAAGGTGGTTTTGATTGAGGAGTCTGGAACCAAGTTAGAAGTAGAGCTTCCAGCTACAAAAGTGTTTTCAGAGTCTGGGGCTTTGCAGTTTAATCTCCTACTCAAGTGGTTCGAAGATCAAATTAGGGTCTTGGGGGACAAAAAACGTAAATGA